In Massilia antarctica, the following are encoded in one genomic region:
- a CDS encoding YcbK family protein, producing the protein MNPRRSFLKSSVVLASALSLPAMARTSKAVPGERTLRLYNTHTGESLRSVFWAEGQFLPESLTDINKLLRDHRNNTVAQIDPQLLVLLNKVSTQLGRDPVLHVISGYRSPETNQMLAEASDGVARHSMHLEGKAIDIRMPGQSLAHVHKAALNARGGGVGYYPDSQFVHLDTGRLRRW; encoded by the coding sequence ATGAACCCACGCCGCTCCTTTCTGAAGAGTTCGGTTGTACTGGCATCGGCACTGAGTCTTCCCGCCATGGCCCGTACCTCCAAGGCTGTACCAGGCGAACGCACCTTGCGCCTGTATAACACCCACACGGGCGAAAGCCTGCGCAGCGTGTTCTGGGCCGAGGGCCAGTTCCTGCCCGAATCGCTCACCGATATCAACAAACTGTTGCGCGACCACCGCAACAACACGGTTGCCCAAATCGACCCGCAACTGCTGGTGCTGCTCAACAAGGTCAGCACCCAGCTCGGGCGCGACCCGGTCTTGCACGTCATTTCCGGTTACCGCTCGCCCGAAACCAACCAGATGTTGGCCGAGGCCAGCGATGGCGTGGCGCGCCACAGCATGCACCTCGAAGGCAAGGCCATCGATATCCGCATGCCGGGCCAGAGCCTGGCGCATGTGCACAAGGCGGCGCTCAACGCGCGCGGCGGCGGCGTCGGCTACTATCCGGATTCGCAATTCGTCCACCTCGATACCGGCCGCCTGCGCCGCTGGTAA
- a CDS encoding NF038120 family PEP-CTERM protein produces MNRTVTPLGTPRRATRALHTIAAAAALICALPAMANPITFESVQPNALVNGESVSEGGYQMLVLGSPIANELNLTGPFATVANSNDPDTCFSIGCPAGASGNFLAVINDGGVKFTRSGHQFQIGGLSLAFLPPVSVPDGDYGLLQFSGMRADGTVVSSTSAFPGQNAGGSFTFGSALIDQKFRNEVLTSLTVNACLFDGNGGCYNSLANPANGQAQFALDNISFNAVPEPGSFLLVGLGIGAISLTRRRKAGATPSTPVTL; encoded by the coding sequence ATGAACCGCACAGTCACCCCGCTGGGTACCCCACGGCGCGCCACCCGCGCACTCCACACGATCGCCGCAGCAGCCGCCCTGATCTGCGCGCTGCCGGCCATGGCAAATCCAATCACCTTCGAATCGGTCCAGCCGAACGCCCTGGTCAACGGCGAATCGGTCAGCGAGGGCGGCTATCAGATGCTGGTTCTCGGCAGCCCGATCGCCAATGAGCTGAACCTGACCGGCCCCTTCGCCACGGTCGCCAACAGCAACGATCCGGACACCTGTTTCTCGATCGGTTGCCCGGCTGGCGCCAGCGGAAACTTCCTTGCGGTGATCAACGATGGCGGCGTGAAATTCACGCGTTCCGGCCACCAGTTCCAGATCGGCGGCCTGAGCCTGGCGTTCCTGCCACCGGTCAGCGTCCCTGACGGCGATTATGGCTTGCTGCAATTTTCCGGCATGCGCGCCGACGGCACCGTGGTCTCGAGCACCTCGGCCTTTCCGGGCCAGAACGCGGGCGGCAGCTTCACCTTCGGTTCGGCCCTGATCGACCAGAAATTCCGCAACGAAGTGCTGACCAGCCTGACCGTCAACGCCTGCCTGTTCGACGGCAACGGCGGCTGCTACAACTCGCTGGCCAACCCGGCCAACGGCCAGGCCCAGTTCGCGCTGGACAATATCAGCTTCAATGCCGTGCCGGAACCGGGATCGTTCCTGCTGGTGGGCCTGGGCATCGGCGCCATCAGCCTGACCCGCCGCCGCAAGGCCGGCGCCACCCCATCGACCCCGGTCACCCTCTAA
- a CDS encoding S8 family serine peptidase, with protein sequence MTLRPVSLAVMMLLAGLAGTTSADEVRRSYIVQLVDKPVATYTGQVAGLPATKPAEGQRLDVDATDVQNYITYLETKKSKVISTVDAAQVTNKYNVVFNGFSALLTDAEVRALKKDAGVANITADSIMEMDTNYTPTFLGLDKAGGLWEQVGGKAAAGENIIIGIVDGGIWPEHASYADKVDAKGVPSHSGTTLAYGPPPASWKGACDTGEGFAVSNCNNKLIGARYFKPPTQALHWTEFDSARDSVAGAEGHGGHGTHTSSTAGGNANTPIVNDGLFLGLASGMAPRARIAAYKVCWTDAASGKNGCGTSNSVAAIEQAVKDGVNVINFSIGPNAGGGAFNEATEVAFLGAASAGVFVAASGGNSGPGVATPAPVSHISPWLTTVGNSTHNRLFVGTATLGNGTKLTGSSSNAATASAPLILSRDAGVAGVDPTTLKLLQCFGPADGEKAMIDPAKVAGKILVCDRGANVLVNKSQNAKDAGAVGMIITNVSAANNTIINQSHSLSTVHLQVADGTTLKSYMAANPTSAIASLGDLKGVVNPNVPAPVMSGSSSRGPNVANANILKPDVTAPGSDILAAVTAGLTREQRDAVAAGAPSPVSDWAFYSGTSMASPHVAGLAALLKQLHPTWTPAAIKSALMTTAGNTQPDGVTAGVKWDTTAKATGTLPWGQGAGHVTPNSAANPGLVYDATEIDYARFLCGLNAGVYSAATCQAVGTVQPYNLNLASLTAGNVLGSLTMTRTVTNVGASTATYNATATLPGYTVDVQPPTLTIGAGQKATFKVKVTRTNAPVDTWTYGSLVWSDGSTTVRSPLTVRGSALAAAASVSSEFATGSKLITIGTGFTGAMTAVKSGLLPAVVEARTIGAAGTDADVYQAACLAGGGPGVNVHTVNVPANTMAARFSLFNDDTSGGAASDLDLIVVGPNGAITSSGNGGSNERVELVGPAAGAYKVCVIGYEPAGGQADYKLSSWVLPAGATAGNFKALVPAYSYVGGTGTVSMSWSGLAANQRHLGALRYVVAGATQGMTMVEVNTNDPLPQFDAPRRAAPSAK encoded by the coding sequence ATGACACTCCGCCCCGTTTCCCTTGCCGTCATGATGCTGCTGGCCGGCCTGGCCGGTACCACCTCCGCTGACGAAGTCCGCCGTTCCTACATCGTGCAACTGGTCGACAAGCCGGTCGCCACCTATACCGGCCAGGTCGCAGGCTTGCCAGCGACCAAGCCGGCCGAAGGCCAGCGCCTGGACGTCGACGCCACCGATGTGCAGAACTACATCACCTACCTCGAAACCAAGAAGTCGAAAGTCATCAGCACCGTCGACGCCGCCCAGGTAACCAACAAATACAACGTCGTCTTCAACGGCTTTTCGGCCCTGCTGACCGACGCCGAAGTGCGCGCGCTGAAAAAAGATGCCGGCGTGGCCAACATCACGGCCGACTCCATCATGGAGATGGACACCAACTACACCCCGACCTTCCTCGGCCTGGACAAAGCCGGCGGCCTGTGGGAGCAGGTCGGCGGCAAGGCGGCCGCGGGCGAGAACATCATCATCGGCATCGTCGATGGCGGTATCTGGCCGGAGCATGCCTCTTACGCCGACAAGGTCGACGCCAAGGGCGTGCCGAGCCACTCGGGCACCACCCTGGCCTACGGTCCTCCGCCGGCCAGCTGGAAAGGCGCATGCGACACCGGCGAAGGCTTTGCCGTGAGCAATTGCAACAATAAACTGATCGGTGCGCGCTACTTCAAGCCGCCGACCCAAGCCCTGCACTGGACCGAATTCGATTCCGCGCGCGACTCGGTCGCCGGCGCCGAAGGCCATGGCGGCCACGGTACCCACACCTCGAGCACGGCGGGCGGCAATGCCAACACCCCGATCGTCAACGATGGCCTGTTCCTCGGCCTGGCCAGCGGCATGGCGCCGCGCGCCCGCATCGCCGCCTACAAGGTGTGCTGGACCGACGCCGCCAGCGGCAAGAACGGTTGCGGCACCTCCAACAGCGTGGCCGCGATCGAGCAAGCCGTCAAAGACGGCGTGAACGTGATCAACTTCTCGATCGGCCCGAACGCCGGCGGCGGCGCCTTCAACGAAGCGACCGAAGTGGCCTTCCTGGGCGCGGCCAGCGCCGGTGTGTTCGTGGCGGCCTCGGGCGGCAATTCCGGTCCTGGCGTGGCGACGCCAGCCCCGGTCTCGCACATCAGCCCATGGCTGACCACGGTCGGCAACTCGACCCACAACCGCCTGTTCGTCGGCACCGCGACCCTGGGCAACGGCACCAAGCTGACCGGTTCCTCGAGCAATGCCGCGACCGCCTCGGCGCCGCTGATCCTGTCGCGCGACGCCGGCGTGGCCGGAGTCGATCCGACCACCCTGAAACTGCTGCAATGCTTCGGCCCGGCCGATGGCGAAAAAGCCATGATCGACCCGGCCAAGGTGGCCGGCAAGATCCTGGTATGCGACCGCGGCGCCAACGTGCTGGTCAACAAGAGCCAGAACGCCAAGGATGCCGGCGCGGTCGGCATGATCATCACCAACGTGAGCGCGGCCAACAACACCATCATCAACCAGTCGCACTCGCTCTCGACCGTGCACCTGCAGGTCGCTGACGGCACCACCCTGAAAAGCTACATGGCCGCCAACCCGACCAGCGCCATCGCCTCGCTGGGCGACCTGAAAGGCGTGGTCAATCCGAACGTGCCGGCACCGGTGATGAGCGGCAGCTCCTCGCGCGGACCGAACGTGGCCAACGCCAACATCCTGAAACCGGACGTCACCGCACCGGGCAGCGATATCCTGGCCGCCGTCACCGCCGGCCTGACCCGCGAGCAGCGCGATGCGGTTGCCGCCGGCGCGCCGTCGCCAGTGTCCGACTGGGCCTTCTACTCGGGCACCTCGATGGCCAGCCCGCACGTGGCCGGCCTGGCCGCGCTGCTCAAGCAGCTGCACCCGACCTGGACGCCAGCGGCGATCAAATCGGCGCTGATGACCACCGCCGGCAACACCCAGCCGGATGGCGTGACCGCCGGCGTGAAGTGGGATACCACCGCCAAAGCCACCGGCACCTTGCCATGGGGCCAGGGCGCCGGCCACGTAACGCCGAACTCGGCCGCCAATCCGGGCCTGGTGTACGACGCCACCGAGATCGACTACGCACGCTTCCTGTGCGGCCTGAATGCCGGCGTGTACAGCGCCGCGACGTGCCAGGCGGTCGGCACCGTCCAGCCGTACAACCTGAACCTGGCATCCTTGACGGCCGGTAACGTGCTGGGCAGCCTGACCATGACCCGTACCGTGACCAACGTCGGCGCCAGCACTGCGACCTACAACGCCACGGCCACCCTGCCTGGCTACACGGTCGACGTGCAACCGCCGACCCTGACCATCGGCGCCGGCCAGAAGGCCACGTTCAAGGTCAAGGTCACCCGCACCAATGCCCCGGTCGATACCTGGACCTACGGCAGCCTGGTCTGGTCCGACGGCAGCACCACGGTGCGCAGCCCGCTGACCGTGCGCGGTTCGGCCCTGGCGGCAGCGGCGTCGGTGTCGAGCGAATTCGCCACCGGCAGCAAGCTGATCACCATCGGCACCGGCTTCACCGGCGCCATGACGGCGGTCAAGTCGGGCTTGTTGCCAGCGGTCGTGGAAGCGCGCACCATCGGCGCGGCCGGCACCGATGCCGACGTCTACCAGGCAGCCTGCCTGGCCGGCGGCGGCCCTGGCGTCAACGTGCACACGGTGAACGTGCCCGCCAACACCATGGCGGCGCGCTTCTCGCTGTTCAACGACGACACCAGCGGCGGCGCAGCCTCCGACTTGGACCTGATCGTGGTCGGCCCGAACGGCGCCATCACTTCCAGCGGCAACGGCGGCTCGAACGAGCGCGTGGAGCTGGTCGGTCCGGCAGCGGGTGCCTACAAGGTGTGCGTGATCGGTTACGAGCCAGCCGGCGGCCAGGCCGACTACAAGCTGTCGTCGTGGGTGTTGCCGGCAGGCGCCACCGCCGGCAACTTCAAGGCACTGGTACCGGCGTATTCGTATGTCGGCGGCACCGGCACGGTCAGCATGAGCTGGTCGGGCCTGGCGGCCAACCAGCGTCACCTGGGCGCACTGCGTTATGTGGTCGCAGGCGCCACCCAGGGCATGACGATGGTCGAAGTCAACACCAACGATCCGCTGCCACAGTTCGACGCGCCGCGTCGCGCTGCGCCATCGGCGAAGTAA
- a CDS encoding RES domain-containing protein, protein MTTAAEDCPTPPPDVRNRPLPVIVVDLTARPLYRIHRNVRGPVYFNRPSISKTRFRFDVPVHLPPHEEFGVLYGGFSLSSCVFETIVRDRFRGVAAPLLIEAQEFDDRSISRVVAEPARPLRLADFTQSLAPFWR, encoded by the coding sequence ATGACGACTGCAGCTGAGGATTGCCCGACACCGCCGCCGGACGTTCGCAATCGCCCTCTGCCAGTTATTGTCGTCGACCTCACCGCCAGACCCTTGTACCGGATCCACCGCAACGTTCGCGGTCCGGTCTATTTCAATCGGCCGTCGATCAGCAAGACGCGTTTCCGGTTCGATGTGCCAGTACATCTGCCGCCGCACGAAGAGTTTGGCGTCCTTTACGGTGGCTTCTCGCTGTCCTCCTGCGTTTTCGAAACAATCGTCAGGGACCGGTTCAGGGGCGTGGCTGCGCCGCTGCTGATCGAGGCGCAGGAATTCGACGACCGCAGCATCTCGCGGGTGGTGGCCGAGCCGGCTCGGCCACTTCGACTTGCCGACTTTACCCAGTCGCTTGCCCCATTTTGGCGGTAG
- a CDS encoding DUF2059 domain-containing protein — MTDGSTLASPDDPEVRKLFTQLAERLAALHTAKEYMDAWSRSYGKELAESDIDNMLKYYRSPVGKRDIRASQSAIAAFSQTIANEQMVRMTALTENMVKELKAITTK, encoded by the coding sequence TTGACCGATGGGTCCACTTTAGCGAGCCCTGACGACCCCGAAGTCCGCAAGCTCTTCACTCAATTGGCGGAACGGCTTGCCGCCTTGCACACGGCAAAAGAATACATGGACGCATGGAGCCGCTCGTACGGTAAGGAGCTAGCGGAATCGGACATCGACAATATGTTGAAATACTATCGTTCGCCGGTGGGCAAGCGTGACATCCGCGCGTCCCAGTCGGCCATAGCTGCTTTCAGTCAGACAATCGCGAATGAGCAGATGGTTCGCATGACGGCGCTGACCGAAAATATGGTCAAGGAACTGAAGGCGATCACGACAAAATAG
- a CDS encoding IS3 family transposase (programmed frameshift): MGEAKKRKVHTAEFKAKVGLEAVRGVKTISEIAQSYAVHPQLVGQWKKEILESAGALFEGKRGPKPAEDKGDEERLYGEIGRLKMEVDWLKKKLGGVSQEARMNWIDGAEELPLSRQCELAEVPRATVYRRLTAKVPEDAGAEDLLLCRLIDEQYTNRPFYGSRRMVVFLRAAGHVVNRKRVQRLMRRMGLAGMAPGPNTSKAHPEHKVYPYLLRGVPVTRPNHVWSTDITYIRLARGFAYLVAVIDWYSRKVLSWRLSNSMDASFCVDCLEDALREHGKPEVFNSDQGSQFTSKAFTDVLKRERVDISMDGRGRALDNIFVERLWRNVKYEDVYLKGYANMAELMVGLAQYFAFYNAERPHQSLGYETPASVYRSGTGGGALIVDKYGDAEAVVEGTVCG; this comes from the exons ATGGGTGAAGCAAAAAAGCGCAAGGTACACACGGCCGAGTTTAAGGCGAAGGTCGGCCTGGAGGCGGTTCGCGGGGTCAAGACAATCAGCGAGATCGCGCAGTCATACGCCGTGCATCCGCAACTGGTCGGGCAGTGGAAGAAGGAAATTCTTGAGTCCGCAGGGGCGCTGTTCGAGGGTAAGCGCGGGCCCAAGCCGGCCGAGGACAAGGGCGACGAAGAGCGGCTGTATGGCGAGATCGGGCGGCTGAAGATGGAAGTCGATTGGCTCAAAAAAAAGTTGGGGG GTGTGAGCCAGGAAGCCAGGATGAACTGGATCGACGGCGCCGAGGAACTGCCTCTGAGCCGACAGTGCGAGCTGGCCGAAGTGCCGCGCGCGACGGTGTACCGGCGACTGACTGCCAAGGTGCCGGAAGATGCTGGTGCCGAGGACTTGCTGTTGTGCCGGCTGATCGACGAGCAATACACGAACCGGCCGTTCTACGGCAGCCGGCGCATGGTGGTGTTCCTGCGCGCGGCGGGCCACGTCGTCAACCGCAAGCGCGTGCAGCGACTGATGCGCCGCATGGGGCTGGCCGGGATGGCGCCGGGGCCGAACACGAGCAAGGCTCATCCAGAGCACAAGGTGTATCCGTATCTGTTGCGGGGCGTGCCGGTGACGCGGCCCAACCACGTGTGGTCGACAGATATCACCTACATCCGGTTGGCGCGGGGATTCGCCTACCTGGTGGCGGTAATCGATTGGTACAGCCGCAAGGTCCTGTCCTGGCGGCTCAGCAACAGCATGGATGCGTCGTTCTGTGTGGACTGCCTGGAGGACGCCCTACGCGAGCATGGCAAGCCCGAGGTGTTCAACAGCGATCAGGGTTCGCAGTTCACGAGCAAGGCGTTCACGGACGTGCTCAAGCGCGAACGGGTGGACATCAGCATGGACGGGAGAGGGCGGGCCCTGGACAACATCTTCGTCGAGCGCCTGTGGCGCAACGTGAAGTACGAGGACGTGTACCTGAAGGGCTACGCCAACATGGCCGAGCTGATGGTGGGATTGGCCCAGTACTTCGCGTTCTACAACGCGGAGCGTCCTCACCAGTCCCTTGGCTACGAGACGCCCGCCAGCGTCTATCGCAGCGGGACCGGCGGCGGAGCGCTGATCGTCGACAAGTATGGCGACGCCGAGGCGGTCGTTGAGGGAACGGTGTGCGGGTAG
- a CDS encoding IS4 family transposase, translating into MDELATVPAPWTETEFEQLDLGDARLNKRARILMERFAADPTASVPKACQGWGETMAAYRFFDNDSVDWQAIMAPHWQQTQQRMAALPVVLCLQDTTELDFNGQGAFGLGPLSYEAQRGMYLHPTYAVTPAREPLGIIDAWMWAREKKDKSGARGGPKESLRWIEGYERIAEVAAQLPGTRLVYVADREADLVPLMLRAQELATPADWLVRAKHNRCLPDGEKLWQHTSAGAPIGELTFAMAARHGVKARTVRQQLWARTVALPAGKGKSVLATCVIAREIDAPDGVKPIEWRLLTNRKAATPEAVVELIDWYRARWEIEMLFDVLKNACRVEALQLGSITQLERALALFMVVAWRIAHLMRLGRTCPDLDAELFFDPDEIQAAYLLRKKTPPEKPRLNDVLRQIACIGGFLARKSDGEPGVKTIWLGLKDVHVAVETIRALRGIGALNTCV; encoded by the coding sequence GTGGACGAATTGGCGACAGTACCTGCACCTTGGACCGAGACGGAATTTGAACAACTCGACCTGGGCGATGCGCGCCTGAACAAACGAGCGAGGATCTTGATGGAGCGATTTGCGGCTGACCCGACGGCGAGCGTGCCAAAGGCGTGTCAGGGCTGGGGCGAGACGATGGCGGCGTATCGCTTCTTCGACAACGACAGCGTCGACTGGCAGGCGATCATGGCGCCGCACTGGCAGCAGACGCAGCAACGCATGGCCGCGCTGCCGGTTGTGCTGTGCCTGCAGGACACGACCGAACTGGACTTCAACGGCCAAGGCGCGTTCGGCCTCGGCCCGTTGAGTTACGAAGCCCAGCGCGGCATGTACCTGCACCCGACCTACGCAGTCACGCCTGCGCGCGAGCCGCTGGGCATCATCGACGCGTGGATGTGGGCGCGCGAAAAGAAGGACAAATCAGGTGCGCGCGGCGGGCCGAAGGAGAGTTTGCGCTGGATCGAGGGCTACGAGCGGATCGCGGAGGTGGCGGCGCAGTTGCCCGGCACACGGCTGGTGTATGTGGCCGACCGCGAGGCCGATCTGGTGCCGTTGATGCTGCGCGCCCAGGAACTGGCCACGCCGGCCGACTGGCTGGTGCGCGCCAAGCACAACCGCTGCCTGCCCGACGGCGAGAAGCTGTGGCAGCACACGAGTGCGGGCGCGCCGATCGGCGAGCTGACGTTCGCGATGGCCGCGCGGCACGGGGTGAAGGCGCGCACCGTGCGCCAGCAACTGTGGGCACGCACGGTCGCCCTGCCTGCGGGCAAAGGAAAGAGCGTCCTCGCCACGTGCGTGATCGCGCGCGAGATCGACGCGCCGGACGGCGTCAAACCAATCGAGTGGCGCTTGCTGACCAACCGCAAGGCCGCCACGCCCGAGGCGGTCGTCGAGCTGATCGACTGGTACCGCGCGCGATGGGAAATCGAGATGCTGTTCGACGTGCTCAAGAACGCCTGCCGCGTCGAGGCGCTGCAACTGGGCTCGATCACGCAGCTTGAACGGGCCTTGGCGCTGTTCATGGTGGTGGCGTGGCGCATCGCCCACCTGATGCGCTTGGGCAGGACCTGTCCGGATTTGGATGCGGAACTGTTCTTCGACCCGGACGAGATTCAAGCAGCCTACCTGCTGCGCAAAAAGACGCCGCCGGAGAAGCCGCGTCTGAACGACGTTCTGCGCCAGATCGCCTGCATCGGCGGTTTCCTCGCCCGCAAGAGCGATGGCGAGCCCGGCGTCAAGACGATCTGGCTCGGACTGAAGGATGTTCACGTGGCGGTCGAAACGATACGCGCGCTACGGGGAATTGGCGCGCTGAACACTTGTGTATAA
- a CDS encoding toll/interleukin-1 receptor domain-containing protein: MKVFMSWSGQRSKAVAELLAWWTRCVIQASRPWISTEDVDRGALWFTTITEGLAETAVGIVCLTHENKNKPWILFEAGALAKGLSNSRVCTFLVDLEPKDIQDPLAQFNHTLPTEDDMRRLARTLNNNLGAGKLDDNVLSDAFGAYWPTFKERFEDILKSNPQVGPVEIRTKDDLLEEILEGVRGMTQRIRKLEIGEQFGEPSLSRETFQQSRRLREQRVHLREIIRQSLMGGLPMDPFLSQAEAHGMDEVSMKHLIAEVMANMPELAAPRKKSNGSERIASAQERMTRGE, translated from the coding sequence ATGAAAGTGTTTATGAGCTGGTCAGGTCAGCGCAGTAAAGCCGTGGCTGAGCTGTTGGCATGGTGGACGCGATGTGTGATTCAAGCCTCGCGCCCCTGGATTTCCACGGAGGATGTCGATCGTGGAGCGTTGTGGTTCACGACAATTACTGAAGGTTTGGCGGAAACCGCCGTAGGGATTGTTTGTTTAACGCACGAAAATAAGAACAAGCCGTGGATTTTGTTCGAGGCGGGAGCGCTAGCTAAAGGGCTTTCTAATAGCCGCGTATGCACATTCCTCGTAGACCTAGAACCGAAGGACATTCAAGACCCTCTAGCACAATTCAACCATACGCTTCCGACAGAGGATGACATGCGGCGTCTTGCTCGAACGCTCAATAACAACCTCGGGGCGGGTAAGCTTGATGACAACGTCTTGTCGGATGCCTTCGGCGCCTACTGGCCGACCTTCAAGGAACGCTTCGAGGATATCTTGAAATCTAATCCACAGGTTGGACCTGTTGAAATACGAACGAAAGATGACCTTCTCGAAGAGATTTTGGAGGGCGTTCGAGGGATGACCCAGCGCATCCGGAAGCTTGAAATTGGTGAGCAGTTTGGTGAGCCCAGTCTCTCGAGGGAAACTTTTCAACAGTCCAGACGCTTGAGAGAGCAGCGTGTGCATTTGCGAGAGATAATCCGACAGTCGCTCATGGGTGGGCTTCCTATGGACCCTTTTTTGTCTCAGGCAGAGGCGCATGGAATGGACGAGGTATCTATGAAGCATTTGATAGCTGAAGTAATGGCAAATATGCCTGAGCTTGCGGCACCTAGAAAGAAGTCTAATGGGAGTGAGCGTATCGCTTCCGCACAAGAGCGGATGACGCGCGGCGAGTGA
- a CDS encoding IS4 family transposase, with protein sequence MDELATVPAPWTETEFEQLDLGDARLNKRARILMERFAADPTASVPKACQGWGETMAAYRFFDNDSVDWEAIMAPHWQQTQQRMAALPVVLCLQDTTELDFNGQGAFGLGPLSYEAQRGMYLHPTYAVTPAREPLGIIDAWMWAREKKDKSGARGGPKESLRWIEGYERIAEVAAQLPGTRLVYVADREADLVPLMLRAQELATPADWLVRAKHNRCLPDGEKLWQHTSAGAPIGELTFAMAARHGVKARTVRQQLWARTVALPAGKGKSVLATCVIAREIDAPDGVKPIEWRLLTNRKAATPEAVVELIDWYRARWEIEMLFDVLKNACRVEALQLGSITQLERALALFMVVAWRIARLMRLGRTCPDLDAELFFDPDEIQAAYLLRKKTPPEKPRLNDVLRQIACIGGFLARKSDGEPGVKTIWLGLKDVHVAVETIRALRGIGALNTCV encoded by the coding sequence GTGGACGAATTGGCGACAGTACCTGCACCTTGGACCGAGACGGAATTTGAACAACTCGACCTGGGCGATGCGCGCCTGAACAAACGAGCGAGGATCTTGATGGAGCGATTTGCGGCTGACCCGACGGCGAGCGTGCCAAAGGCGTGTCAGGGCTGGGGCGAGACGATGGCGGCGTATCGCTTCTTCGACAACGACAGCGTCGACTGGGAGGCGATCATGGCGCCGCACTGGCAGCAGACGCAGCAACGCATGGCCGCGCTGCCGGTTGTGCTGTGCCTGCAGGACACGACTGAACTGGACTTCAACGGCCAAGGCGCGTTCGGCCTCGGCCCGTTGAGTTACGAAGCCCAGCGCGGCATGTACCTGCACCCGACCTACGCAGTCACGCCTGCGCGCGAGCCGCTGGGCATCATCGACGCGTGGATGTGGGCGCGCGAAAAGAAGGACAAATCAGGTGCGCGCGGCGGGCCGAAGGAGAGTTTGCGCTGGATCGAGGGCTACGAGCGGATCGCGGAGGTGGCGGCGCAGTTGCCCGGCACACGGCTGGTGTATGTGGCCGACCGCGAGGCCGATCTGGTGCCGTTGATGCTGCGCGCCCAGGAACTGGCCACGCCGGCCGACTGGCTGGTGCGCGCCAAGCACAACCGCTGCCTGCCCGACGGCGAGAAGCTGTGGCAGCACACGAGTGCGGGCGCGCCGATCGGCGAGCTGACGTTCGCGATGGCCGCGCGGCACGGGGTGAAGGCGCGCACCGTGCGCCAGCAACTGTGGGCACGCACGGTCGCCCTGCCTGCGGGCAAAGGAAAGAGCGTCCTCGCCACGTGCGTGATCGCGCGCGAGATCGACGCGCCGGACGGCGTCAAACCAATCGAGTGGCGCTTGCTGACCAACCGCAAGGCCGCCACGCCCGAGGCGGTCGTCGAGCTGATCGACTGGTACCGCGCGCGATGGGAAATCGAGATGCTGTTCGACGTGCTCAAGAACGCCTGCCGCGTCGAGGCGCTGCAACTGGGCTCGATCACGCAGCTTGAACGGGCCTTGGCGCTGTTCATGGTGGTGGCGTGGCGCATCGCACGCCTGATGCGCTTGGGCAGGACCTGTCCGGATTTGGATGCGGAACTGTTCTTCGACCCGGACGAGATTCAAGCAGCCTACCTGCTGCGCAAAAAGACGCCGCCGGAGAAGCCGCGTCTGAACGACGTTCTGCGCCAGATCGCCTGCATCGGCGGTTTCCTCGCCCGCAAGAGCGATGGCGAGCCCGGCGTCAAGACCATCTGGCTCGGACTGAAGGATGTTCACGTGGCGGTCGAAACGATACGCGCGCTACGGGGAATTGGCGCGCTGAACACTTGTGTATAA